The sequence below is a genomic window from Variovorax paradoxus B4.
TCGAGCGCACCGACAGCGCCGACGGCATCAGCTATTCGCACGTCGACATCCAGATCGACCGCAGCAAGCGCACCGCCGCCATCACCATCAAGGCGCCCACGGGCAAGCAGCCGGCCGACATCGCCGCCATCGAAGCCGCGGGCGCCGCCTGGTGGCCGCTCGCGATGTGCCGCGAACTCGACGACGCCATCCTCAACCTGCGCACCAACGAGCTCGACATCGGCACCTGGCTGCTCAAGACCGAGGGCGACGCGGCCGCCGTGCTCGCATCGGACGCCGTGATGCTCGCCCACAAGGACCACTGGCTGGTGCGCGAAACCATCGGCGCGCTGCGCCGCACGCTGGCGCGCCTGGACGTGTCGTCGCGCAGCCTGTTCGCGCTGGTCGAAGCGGGTTCGTGCTTCGCCGGCACGCTGGCCGAAGTGGCCTTCGCCGCCGACCGCAGCTACATGCTCGCGCTGCCCGACGATGCCGAGCGCGCGCCGAAGCTCGTGCTCAACGAATTCAACTTCGGTTTCTTCCCGATGGTGAACGACCAGAGCCGCCTGCAACGCCGCTTCTACGAAGAAGCCGCGCCGCTGGAGGCCGCCCGCGCGGCAGCCGGCAAGCCGCTCGACGCCGACGAGGCGCTCAAGCTCGGCCTCGTCACCGCCGCGCCCGACGACATCGACTGGGAAGACGAGATCCGCATCGCCATCGAGGAGCGCGCCGCCATGTCGCCCGACGCGCTCACCGGCCTCGAAGCCAACCTGCGCTTCGCAAGCAAGGAGAACATGGCCACCCGCATCTTCGGCCGGCTCACCGCCTGGCAGAACTGGATCTTCAACCGCCCCAACGCCGTCGGCGAGAAGGGCGCGCTGAAGGTCTACGGCACCGGCCAGAAAGCCGGCTTCGATTTGAACCGCGTTTGAAGAACCCGCAGTCCGTACAACCCAAGGAACAGCGATGAGCACGATCAACTACAGCGAGAAGATTCCCAACAACGTCAACCTCGGCGAAGACCGCACGCTGCAGCGCGCGCTCGAAGGCTGGCAGCCGAACTTCATCAACTGGTGGGACGACGTGGGCCCGGAGGGCTCGACCAACCACGAGGTCTACCTGCGCACGGCCGTGAGCGTCGATCCGCAGGGCTGGGCCCAGTTCGGCCACGTGAAGATGCGCGACTACCGCTGGGGCATCTTCCTGAACCCGGGCGACGCCAACCGCGAGGTCCACTTCGGCGACCACAAGGGCGAGAAGGCCTGGCAGGACGTGCCCGGCGAACACCGCGCCAACCTGCGCCGCATCATCGTGACGCAGGGCGACACCGAGCCCGCCTCGGTCGAGCAGCAGCGCCACCTGGGTCTGACCGCGCCGTCGATGTATGACCTGCGCAACCTGTTCCAGATCAACGTCGAGGAAGGCCGCCACCTGTGGGCGATGGTCTACCTGCTGCACAAGCACTTCGGCCGCGACGGCCGCGAGGAAGCCGAGGCGCTCTTGCAGCGCACCTCGGGCGACGTGGACAACCCGCGCATCCTGGGCGCCTTCAACGAGAAGACGCCCGACTGGCTGGCGTTCTTCATGTTCACCTACTTCACCGACCGCGACGGCAAGTTCCAGCTGGCTGCGCTGGCCGAGAGCGCGTTCGATCCGCTCGCGCGCACCACGAAGTTCATGCTGACCGAGGAAGCGCACCACATGTTCGTGGGCGAAAGCGGTGTCTCGCGCGTCCTGGCGCGCACCGCGCAGGTGATGAACGAACTTAAGACCGACGACCCGCAGAAGGTGCGCGCCGCCGGCGCCATCGATCTCCCCACCATCCAGCGCTACCTGAACTTCCACTACAGCGTGACCATCGACCTGTTCGGCGCCGACCAGTCGAGCAACGCCGCCATCTTCTACAGCTCGGGCCTGAAGGGCCGCTATGAAGAGGGCAAGCGCACCGATGACCACGTGCTCAAGGGCCAGACCTACAAGGTGCTCGAGGTGAAGGACGGCCAGTTGGTCGAAAAGGACGTGCCGATGCTCAACGCGCTCAACGAAGTGCTGCGCGACGACTTCATCAAGGACTCGATGGCTGGCGTCGGCCGCTGGAACAAGGTGCTCGAGAAGGCCGGCATCCCGACCCGGCTGGCCGTGCCGCACAAGGCCTTCAACCGCCAGATCGGCGCGCTCGCCGGCATCAAGATGTCGCCGGACGGCCGCGTGGTGAACGAGATCGAATGGGCCGCCAAGCGCAATGAATGGCTGCCGAGCGCCGAAGACTTCGCTTTCGTGGCATCGTTGATGGGCCGCGTGGTCGAGCCGGGCAAGTTCGCAGGCTGGATCTCGCCGCCGGTGATGGGCATCAACCGCCAGCCGGTCGATTTCGAATACGTGCGTTTCGGCTGATTGGTATTGGTATTGCTCCTTCCCCTTCCGGGGAAGGCTGGGATGGGGGCTCAGCAGCGCGACCACGACAAGCGCCGCTCGCCCCCACCCAACCCTCCCCCGAAAGGGGAGGGCTCTAGGAGAACAACATGGACATGGCCGTTGAAGCCGGGGTCATCAAGCAGCACCTGATCGACCCCGAGATCTGCATTCGCTGCAACACCTGCGAGGCCACCTGCCCCGTCAACGCGATCACGCACGACGACAACAACTACGTCGTGCGGGCCGACGTCTGCAATGGCTGCATGGCCTGCATCTCGCCGTGCCCCACGGGCTCGATCGACAACTGGCGCACCATGCCCCTGGTGCGTGCCTACACGATCGAGGAGCAGCTCACCTGGGAATCGCTGCCCGCCGAGCTGTCGCCCGAAGAGCTGGAAGCCGCCGGCGTTTCCGCCGAAGCGGCCGGCGACGCGGCCGCTGCCGTGCCCGCGCAGACCCAGGCGCAAGCCCAGGCCCAGGCCGCGGTCGAGTCCGTCGAGCCCGCCTTCAACTCCGCGCAGTACGGCGCCAGCGTGCCGCCCTGGTCGGCCGCGCACGCCTACACCAACCTGTTTGCGCCCAAGGCGCCGACCACCGCCACCGTGGTGGGCAACTTCAACTGCACCGAGGCGGGCTTCGACAGCGAGACCCACCACATCGTGCTCGACTTCGGCATGGTGCCGTTCCCGGTGCTCGAAGGCCAGTCGATCGGCATCGTGCCGCCGGGCGTCGACGCCATCGGCAAACGCCACCATGCGCGCCAGTACTCGGTGGCCAGCCCGCGCAACGGCGAGCGGCCCGGCTACAACAACGTGTCGCTCACCGTGAAGCGCGTGACCGAGGATCACCAGGGCGACCCGGTGCGCGGCGTGTGCTCGAACTACGTCTGCGACCTGAAGGTGGGCGACACGGTGCAGGTGGTGGGACCTTTCGGTTCCTCGTTCCTGATGCCGAACCACCCCAGGTCGCACATCGTGATGATCTGCACCGGCACCGGCAGCGCGCCGATGCGCGCCATGACCGAATGGCGCCGGCGCCTGCGCAAGAGCGGCAAGTTCGAAGGCGGCAAGCTGATGCTGTTCTTCGGCGCGCGCACCCAGCAGGAGCTGCCGTACTTCGGCCCGCTGCAGTCGCTGCCCAAGGACTTCATCGACATCAACCTCGCGTTCTCGCGCACGCCGGGAAGCCCCAAGCGCTACGTGCAGGACCTGATGCGCGAGCGCGCCGCCGACCTGGCCGCGCTGCTGAAAGACGGCAGCAGCCACTTCTACGTGTGCGGACTCAAGAGCATGGAAGAGGGCGTGGTGCTGGCCCTGCGCGACGTGGCGAAGGAAGCGGGGCTCGACTGGGACACCGTCGGCGCCGCGTTGAAGCGCGAAGGCCGTTTGCACCTGGAAACATACTAAGCTGCGGCGAATGAAGTTCGCCGACTTCCACCCCGGCCAGGTCATCGAGGCCGGTCCCTATGTCGTCTCCGAAGCGGAGCTCATCGGGTTCGCGCAGGCCTACGACCCGCAGTGGTTCCACACCGATGCAGTGGCCGCGGCAGACAGCGCATTCGGCGGGCTGATCGCGAGCGGCTGGCACACCTGCTCGATCGCGATGCGGCTCGTGGTCGATGCCGCGCTCAGGGGCTCGGAGTCTTTTGCGTCGCCGGGGCTCGAGCATGTGCGCTGGCCCCACCCCGTGCGGCCCGGCGATGCCCTGCGGCTCGTGGCCGACGTCATCGAGGCGCGGCGCTCCGAAAAACGGCACACGCTCGGCATCCTGCGCTGGCGCTGGCGGCTCTTCAACCAGCGCGAGCTGATGGTGCTCGACGTGGAAGTGACCAGCCTGTTCAGGCTGGAAGCAAACTAAAAAAAGCCCGCGGCGCAGGCGCACCGCGGGCTTCTTTCCCTGAGCGAAGTGCTTATTTCTTGACGTCGACCGCGCCGGATCCCTTGGCCTTGCCGCTGGCCTTGGCGCCCACGGCCGGCGCCTTCAGCGCACTGCCGGCCGAGCCCGCGGCGCCGGTCGCGCCGCCCACCGCGTCACCCACGACATTGGTCGCGCCGGTCACGTTGCCGGCCGCGCCGCTGACGGCATTCGTGGCGCCGCCCACTGCGCTGGTCGCACCGCCGACTGCGCCGGTGGCACCGCCGACCGCACCCGTTGCGCCGCCGACCACGCCGCCCAGGGTATTGCCCAGCCCGCCTGCGGCCTTGCCGGGGACTTCGACCGGTTGCACGCCGCCCCCCGGGGCGGCACCGCTGCCGGCACTTCCCTCGGCCCGCGTCTGCGCGGCCGCATCGGTGCGTGCACCGGCGCCCGCGGCGCCTTGGCGTTGAGGCGCGTTCGCGCTGCCCGATGTGCTGACGTCGGCATTCACGCCCACACCGACCCCCACGCCTTGTGCCTGTGCGAAGCCGCTCATGGCAAGAAGGCCTGCGAGCAAGGCGCCGACGAAAAGGGATTTGTGTTGTTGCTGCTTCATAGGTGACTTTTCCTTTCGTTTGAATGGTCATTGACCAGAACCGGCTTGGGGCCAGTTCGGTCGCTACCGTGACCACTTCGCACCATGTCGCCGTGTGCGGGGCTTTCGCTCTCGCTTGTGGGACGTGTCCGTCGTCCGGAACGCAGGGTGATGCGTTGGTGCGGCGCTGCCGGCTCAAGGCAGCAGATGCGTGCTGAAGAAGGCGGTCGTCTTGCGGTTCACCTCCGGCAGCAGTGCTGCGCGGTCGAACCCCGGCGGATCGTTGAGCATGTCGCCGATCAGCCCGGTGAGCCCCGGCGGCAGCGGCGAGAGCAGCGCGCCATGGCCGCCGGTGGGCAGATCGGCAATCAACTCGCAGCGCGGCAGGCAAGCCGCGAGCACGCGGTCGCTGTGATAGCGCGGCACCAGCCAGCGGTCCTGCTGTGCGGTGATCAGCCCCAGCGGCACGCGCGGCGTGGCGAGCGAGGCCATGTCGAAATCGGCCGAGCCGGGTACGCCCGCCACGATGGCGGCGATGCGCGGGTCCTGGTACTCGCGCGGCGTGGCGTCGGCGAAGCGGTGGCGGATCACGAGCAGCGCGGCCCATTTCCGGATGCTGTCCAACCCACTCCCGGTCAGCCGTGTGATCAGGCCGACGCACGTCTGGAAGTCGCTTTCCAGGTCAGCCTCGCAATGCTGCCTGAACGCGGCCGGCGACCAGCGTCCGCCCGCCAGGCTCAGCGCGGTGTGGCCGCCGGCCGACATGCCGTACATCCCGATCTTGTCGAGCTGGAGCAGCGGCGCGAAGCGCGCATCGCGCCCCACCGCGTCGATGGCGCGCGACACCTCGGCCGGCCGCATCGTCCAGCTGTCGGGGCCCGGATTGCTGTCGTCCTTGTAGTTGTCGGCCCTGTGTTCGGGCATCGCCACGATGAAGCCGGCTTCCACCAGGGTGCGTGCCAGGTCCGCATGCACCCATGGCGCGCCGCCCGAGCCGTGCGAGACCACGATCAGCCGGCCGTTGCCGCGAATGGGCGCGCCCTGTGCCGCCACGTCCAGCATGAAGCGGCCGCGCCGGACTGGCTGGACCTCGCCGCTGGACGGGTAGAACACCGTGACCGGCCCGTCGCCGACCAGGCCGGCAATCTCGGCCAGGCCCATCGCGGCCTGGGCCAGCCCGGAAAGCAGCGCCAGCACCGTGGCCGCAAGGAAGAAAAACAGACGTCGCATCGACCGGACTCCTTGTGTCATCGAAGGCCCATTGCCCTCGGCGGCCCGGACGATGCCGCGGCATGCCCGCCGCGTCTTGCCGAAAGCTGCAAGCGCGGTTTTCGGCTGGCCGATTTCAGGATTCGGCCAGCTTTTCCCTGCGGAATTCGGTGGGCGTGAGCCCGGTGGCGGTCTTGAACGCGCGGTTGAACGGGCCGATGGACTGGAAGCCTGCCGTGAGCGCGATGGTGAGGACGGGCAGGTCGCGCTTGCCCGGATCGGCCAGCGCGGCCATGGCCTCGGCCAGCCGGAAACCGTTGACGAAGGCGTTGAAGTTGCGGTGCCCCAGGCGCTGGTTGATGAGCCGCCGCAGCCGGTATTCAGGCGCCGACAGCCGCGTGGCGAGGCTGGCGATGCTCAGGTCTTCGCTGCGATAGGCGCGGTCGACGGCCATGGCGTGCTGCAAGGATTCGGCGAGGCGGTCTTCGGCCGGATCGGGCTCGGGGTCCGGGCTTGGGAGCGCTTCGGGCGGCCGCGCGTCTTCAAGAACGGCCACGGGCATCGCAGCCGGCACGCCCGCCGCGGGGAACAGGTCCGACCCGCCAACCGCACCATCCGCCAGGCCACCACCGCCACGATCGCGAGCAACATTGCCACGTCCGCCGTGGCCGACAACCCCGAGAGTCGGCCATGCGGCGAAGCCAGCCGGACCGCCAGCATCCCCAGGCTGTAGCCGATGCCGGTCACCACGATGAAGACGCGCAGCCTGCGGCGCCGCTCCACCAGGTCTTCCCGCCAGTGCGAGGCCGCGGCCAGCGCGGCAAGCACCGCGAACACCAGCGGCACGGCGCGCTGCAAACCCATGCTGATCGGCGCGAGCACCGAGGCGCTGCCGGCCACGACCGCGCAGTTGAACGCCGCCAGCGCGGCGACCGCGACCCAGGCTGCGACGTGCAGGGGGCGCAGCGCGAAATCGTCGTGGAACAGCGCCTGCACGAAGACCCAGAACAGCACGGCGTTGCCGACGGAGACGGCGACCAGCGGCGCCTGCCAGAGCCTGGGCACCAGCGCTTCGAACAGCGGCGTGGACCCGATGACCTGCACGCAAAGGCCGAGCGTCAATGCCACGCCGGCGCGCGCAGCCGGCAGGCGGGGGCGGTCGCGTCCGAGCACCAGCGCCAGCAGGAGCAGCAACGCGATCGCCACGCCGCGCAGGGCGGCGTCGAGCAGGGTCGAGGGAAGGGCGGCGGGCATGCGGTCGTCGTGAAGGCGGCCGACGATAACAGGCCGCGGGCCGACAACCGTTCCGCCCGCAGGGTCAAGAACGCTTGCCTCCTGTGCCCGAGTTCTTATGCAACTAATAATGTTGCATGAAAAGAGACAGCAAGCTTTCAGGCGTTCTCCACGTGCTGCTGCACATGGCCGAGATGAACGGGCCCATCACCTCCGAATCGCTGGCGGCGGCCATGCACACCAATCCGGTGGTAGTGCGCCGGCTCATGTCGGGCCTGCGCCAGGCCGGCTTCGTGAGTTCGGCCAAGGGCCACGGCGGCGGCTGGGTGCTGTCATGCCCGCTGGCCGCGGTGACCCTGGGCGACATCCACAACGCGGTCGGCTCGCCCGCGCTGCTGGCCATGGGCAACCGCACCGAAAGCCCCGGCTGCGTGGTCGAGCAGGCCGTGAACGCGGCGCTCGACGGCGCCTGCGGGGAGGCCGAGGCCCTGCTGCTCAAGCGTTTCAACAGCATCACGCTGGCGGATCTCTCGAAGGATTTTCATCGCCGCATGACGGGCGGCGGCTTCACTCGCAAGGACATCGAACATGCACTATGACGCTCTGGTCGTGGGCGGCAGCTTTGCCGGCCTTTCCGCTGCCCTGCAGCTTGCGCGCGCGCGAAAAACGGTCTGCATCGTCGATGCGGGCGCGCCGCGCAACCGCTTCGCCGCCGCTTCACATGGCTTCTTCGGCCAGGACGGCACGCCGCCCCTGAAGATGATTGCCGATGCGCGCGCCAAGGTGCTCGCGTACCCGAACGCCAGCTTCGTCGAGGGCCGCGTCGCGCAGGCGCATGCCGACGGCGCGGGCGGGTTCGCTGTTTCGCTCGAGGGCGGCGGCGCGCCGCTGTCGGGCAGCCGGATCGTGCTCGCCTTCGGCGTCGAGGACGGCTTTCCGGAGATCGAGGGCGTGCGCGAACGCTGGGGCCGAAGCGTGCTGCACTGCCCGTACTGCCACGGCTATGAAGTCGGCGGCCGGCGCCTGGGCATCCTGATCGAGCGGCCGCATGCGCCCGACCATGCGATCCTGTTCGCCGAATGGGGATCGGCCACGCTGTTCCTCAACGGCAACAACACGGTGGACGAGGAGACGCGCGCCAGGCTGCAGGCGCGCGGCGTGGCGATCGAGCCGGGCCGCATCGCGGCGCTCGAGGGGCCGTCGCCTGCCGAGCTCTCGGGCGTTCGCCTCGCGGACGGCCGGCGCGTGCCGCTCGATGCGATGTTCCTCGTGCCGCGCACGCGCCTGGCGAGCCCGCTGGCCGAGCAGCTCGGATGCGTGATCGACGAGGGCGGCTTCGGCCCGCTGATCCGCACCGACGCGATGAAGATGACCACGGTGCCCGGCGTGTTCGCGGCCGGGGATGCGGCCATGATGTTCCACAACGCCACGCTGGCTTCGGCCGATGGCGTGATGGCCGGCATTTCGCTGCACCGCGCGTCGGTGTTCGGCAACTGACCGAGGAGGGGAAGGAGGCCTGAAAAAACCAGGCTATAATCTGCGGCTCGAAATGCGGGAATAGCTCAGTTGGTAGAGCGCAACCTTGCCAAGGTTGAGGTCGAGAGTTCGAGACTCTTTTCCCGCTCCACATTTCATGCAAAAGGCCACCTCACCGGTGGCCTTTTCTTTTGGCGCGCCGGATGTCTTCAGCCCTTCGCGGGCAGCACCGTCCCTCGGCTTTCGCCGAATCCGATGCGCGCATGGCCCGGCTTCTCGCACCATCCGCGCAGCAGCACCGCATCGCCGTCTTCCAGGAAGCCGCGTTGCTCGCCGTTGGCCAGCGTGACCGGGTCTTGCGCGGCGCGCGTCAGCTCGATGATCGCGCCGGCTTCGCCCGGCCCCGGTCCCGAGATGGTGCCGCTGCCGAACAGGTCGCCCGGGTTCAGGCTGCAGCCGCCCACGGTGTGGTGCGCCACCATCTGCGCCACGCTCCAGTACTGGTGCCTGAAGCTCGTGCGCGACAGGCGCGAAGGCCCGCTCCCGTCGTTGCGCGCCTTCTCGCTTTCGAGCCAGACCTCCAGGCGGATGTCGATCGCGCCGCTTTCGCGGTTGGCGTGGCTGTCGAGATAGCCGAGCGGCTGGGGCTCGTTTGCGGGCCGCGTCCAGGCCTGGCGATAGGGCGCGAGCGCTTCCATCGTCACGATCCACGGCGAGAGGGTGGTCGCGAAGTTCTTCGCGAGGAAGGGACCGAGCGGCGCCATCTCCCAGAACTGGATGTCGCGCGCCGACCAGTCGTTGAGCAGGCAGATGCCGAAGATGTGCTCCTCCGCGCGTTCGAGCGGAATCGGTTCGCCGGCCGCGTTGCCTTCGCCGATCCAGATGCCGAGTTCGAGTTCGTAGTCGAGCCGCGCGCAGGCGTGGTACGTGGGTGCCCTGGCGCCCGGCGCCATCGTCTGTCCCATCGGGCGATGAAAGCGCTGGCCGCTGATGCCGATGGTCGACACGCGCCCGTGGTAGGCCGTCGGAATCCAGCGGAAGTTGGGCGTCACGTCGCCTTCGGGATTCATCAGGCGGCTGATGTTCAGCGCATGGTCGATGGAGGTGTAGAAGTCCGTGTAGTCGCCGATGCGTGCGGGCACCGTGTATTCGACCTCGGCTTGCGGCACCAGGCAGTCGCGCACGGCGTGCACCGTGGCCGGCGGCGCGTCGTCGCGCAGCAATGCGAACACCGCGTGGCGCAGCGCACTCCAGGCGGCACCGCCGAGCGCGAAGAAATCGTTCAGCGCCGGCAGCGCGGCGGCACGGGCCGCATCGAGCGCGAGTCCATCGAGCAGCTGGCGCGCGGAGAGCGCGGCCATGTCGAGCACCTGGTCGCCAATGGCCACGCCGCCGCGAAACGGCTCCGGGCTGCCCGTGCGGCGGAACACTGCGCAGGGCAGGTTCTGGATCGGAAAGTCGCTGCCCGCGACGTTGGCCGATGCGACCCAGCTCCTGGCACCGGCGTCGTGCGTGTGGTTGAGCGCTGCAATCATTGGCTTGGCCTCTCGCGTTTCAGACCGACGCCATCAGCGCATCGTCGAAGATCGCCACCGCGCGCGTCCAGCCGGCCGACGCGCCGCGGATCTTGTGCGGAAAGCAGCTGATGAAGAAACCCGTGGGCGGCAGCGCCTCGAGGTTGTGCAGCTTCTCGATGTGGCAGTAGCCGATGTCGCGGCCGGCCTTGTGGCCTTCCCAGATCAGCGAGGCGTCGTGCGTCTCGCCGTATTTTTTGGCCGTGTGAACGAAGGGCGCATCCCAGCTCCAGGCATCGGTGCCCGTGAGGCGCACGCCGCGCTCCAGCAGGTACATGGTGGCTTCGTAGCCCATGCCCGCACCGGCCGCCACGTAGTCGGGATGGCCGTAGCGCGAGCCCGCGCGCGTGTTCACCACCACGATCTCGAGCGGGCTCAGCGTGTGGCCGATGCGCTTGAGCTCGGCCTCGACGTCGCCGGCCGTGACC
It includes:
- the boxA gene encoding benzoyl-CoA 2,3-epoxidase subunit BoxA; amino-acid sequence: MDMAVEAGVIKQHLIDPEICIRCNTCEATCPVNAITHDDNNYVVRADVCNGCMACISPCPTGSIDNWRTMPLVRAYTIEEQLTWESLPAELSPEELEAAGVSAEAAGDAAAAVPAQTQAQAQAQAAVESVEPAFNSAQYGASVPPWSAAHAYTNLFAPKAPTTATVVGNFNCTEAGFDSETHHIVLDFGMVPFPVLEGQSIGIVPPGVDAIGKRHHARQYSVASPRNGERPGYNNVSLTVKRVTEDHQGDPVRGVCSNYVCDLKVGDTVQVVGPFGSSFLMPNHPRSHIVMICTGTGSAPMRAMTEWRRRLRKSGKFEGGKLMLFFGARTQQELPYFGPLQSLPKDFIDINLAFSRTPGSPKRYVQDLMRERAADLAALLKDGSSHFYVCGLKSMEEGVVLALRDVAKEAGLDWDTVGAALKREGRLHLETY
- a CDS encoding NAD(P)/FAD-dependent oxidoreductase, coding for MHYDALVVGGSFAGLSAALQLARARKTVCIVDAGAPRNRFAAASHGFFGQDGTPPLKMIADARAKVLAYPNASFVEGRVAQAHADGAGGFAVSLEGGGAPLSGSRIVLAFGVEDGFPEIEGVRERWGRSVLHCPYCHGYEVGGRRLGILIERPHAPDHAILFAEWGSATLFLNGNNTVDEETRARLQARGVAIEPGRIAALEGPSPAELSGVRLADGRRVPLDAMFLVPRTRLASPLAEQLGCVIDEGGFGPLIRTDAMKMTTVPGVFAAGDAAMMFHNATLASADGVMAGISLHRASVFGN
- a CDS encoding cyclase family protein, whose protein sequence is MPRKFVDLSIFLENDVLSDPPAFAPKIQYFTHEQTYEQIEPFFPGLKKEDLPDGEGWAVELVQLSTHNGTHLDAPYHFHSTMDKALGEKKPAIAIHDVPLEWCFQPGVKLDFRHFADGYVVTAGDVEAELKRIGHTLSPLEIVVVNTRAGSRYGHPDYVAAGAGMGYEATMYLLERGVRLTGTDAWSWDAPFVHTAKKYGETHDASLIWEGHKAGRDIGYCHIEKLHNLEALPPTGFFISCFPHKIRGASAGWTRAVAIFDDALMASV
- the boxC gene encoding 2,3-epoxybenzoyl-CoA dihydrolase produces the protein MTETTTLQAPPRVDYRIEPAQYRHWKLSFDGPVARLVLDIAEDGGIRPGYKLKLNSYDLGVDIELNDALNRVRFEHPEVRSVIVTSGKDRIFCSGANIFMLGVSSHAWKVNFCKFTNETRNGIEDSSKHSGLKFIAAVNGACAGGGYELALACDEILLVDDRSSAVSLPEVPLLGVLPGTGGLTRVTDKRHVRHDLADIFCTSVEGVRGQRAVDWRLVDAVAKPAQFAAAVQDRASQLAAASDRPASGKGVALTRLERTDSADGISYSHVDIQIDRSKRTAAITIKAPTGKQPADIAAIEAAGAAWWPLAMCRELDDAILNLRTNELDIGTWLLKTEGDAAAVLASDAVMLAHKDHWLVRETIGALRRTLARLDVSSRSLFALVEAGSCFAGTLAEVAFAADRSYMLALPDDAERAPKLVLNEFNFGFFPMVNDQSRLQRRFYEEAAPLEAARAAAGKPLDADEALKLGLVTAAPDDIDWEDEIRIAIEERAAMSPDALTGLEANLRFASKENMATRIFGRLTAWQNWIFNRPNAVGEKGALKVYGTGQKAGFDLNRV
- a CDS encoding RrF2 family transcriptional regulator; the encoded protein is MKRDSKLSGVLHVLLHMAEMNGPITSESLAAAMHTNPVVVRRLMSGLRQAGFVSSAKGHGGGWVLSCPLAAVTLGDIHNAVGSPALLAMGNRTESPGCVVEQAVNAALDGACGEAEALLLKRFNSITLADLSKDFHRRMTGGGFTRKDIEHAL
- a CDS encoding alpha/beta hydrolase family protein encodes the protein MRRLFFFLAATVLALLSGLAQAAMGLAEIAGLVGDGPVTVFYPSSGEVQPVRRGRFMLDVAAQGAPIRGNGRLIVVSHGSGGAPWVHADLARTLVEAGFIVAMPEHRADNYKDDSNPGPDSWTMRPAEVSRAIDAVGRDARFAPLLQLDKIGMYGMSAGGHTALSLAGGRWSPAAFRQHCEADLESDFQTCVGLITRLTGSGLDSIRKWAALLVIRHRFADATPREYQDPRIAAIVAGVPGSADFDMASLATPRVPLGLITAQQDRWLVPRYHSDRVLAACLPRCELIADLPTGGHGALLSPLPPGLTGLIGDMLNDPPGFDRAALLPEVNRKTTAFFSTHLLP
- the boxB gene encoding benzoyl-CoA 2,3-epoxidase subunit BoxB, producing MSTINYSEKIPNNVNLGEDRTLQRALEGWQPNFINWWDDVGPEGSTNHEVYLRTAVSVDPQGWAQFGHVKMRDYRWGIFLNPGDANREVHFGDHKGEKAWQDVPGEHRANLRRIIVTQGDTEPASVEQQRHLGLTAPSMYDLRNLFQINVEEGRHLWAMVYLLHKHFGRDGREEAEALLQRTSGDVDNPRILGAFNEKTPDWLAFFMFTYFTDRDGKFQLAALAESAFDPLARTTKFMLTEEAHHMFVGESGVSRVLARTAQVMNELKTDDPQKVRAAGAIDLPTIQRYLNFHYSVTIDLFGADQSSNAAIFYSSGLKGRYEEGKRTDDHVLKGQTYKVLEVKDGQLVEKDVPMLNALNEVLRDDFIKDSMAGVGRWNKVLEKAGIPTRLAVPHKAFNRQIGALAGIKMSPDGRVVNEIEWAAKRNEWLPSAEDFAFVASLMGRVVEPGKFAGWISPPVMGINRQPVDFEYVRFG
- the fahA gene encoding fumarylacetoacetase yields the protein MIAALNHTHDAGARSWVASANVAGSDFPIQNLPCAVFRRTGSPEPFRGGVAIGDQVLDMAALSARQLLDGLALDAARAAALPALNDFFALGGAAWSALRHAVFALLRDDAPPATVHAVRDCLVPQAEVEYTVPARIGDYTDFYTSIDHALNISRLMNPEGDVTPNFRWIPTAYHGRVSTIGISGQRFHRPMGQTMAPGARAPTYHACARLDYELELGIWIGEGNAAGEPIPLERAEEHIFGICLLNDWSARDIQFWEMAPLGPFLAKNFATTLSPWIVTMEALAPYRQAWTRPANEPQPLGYLDSHANRESGAIDIRLEVWLESEKARNDGSGPSRLSRTSFRHQYWSVAQMVAHHTVGGCSLNPGDLFGSGTISGPGPGEAGAIIELTRAAQDPVTLANGEQRGFLEDGDAVLLRGWCEKPGHARIGFGESRGTVLPAKG
- a CDS encoding MaoC family dehydratase — translated: MKFADFHPGQVIEAGPYVVSEAELIGFAQAYDPQWFHTDAVAAADSAFGGLIASGWHTCSIAMRLVVDAALRGSESFASPGLEHVRWPHPVRPGDALRLVADVIEARRSEKRHTLGILRWRWRLFNQRELMVLDVEVTSLFRLEAN
- a CDS encoding helix-turn-helix domain-containing protein is translated as MAVDRAYRSEDLSIASLATRLSAPEYRLRRLINQRLGHRNFNAFVNGFRLAEAMAALADPGKRDLPVLTIALTAGFQSIGPFNRAFKTATGLTPTEFRREKLAES